GCGAACACCTTCGCATCGGTGACGGCAAACCAAATACCCCAACAGGAGGCCATGACATGGCTGATGCACTGCGAAAACTCCTTGTCGATGGCATCTCCATTGATGTCACCGAGCAAGGCGCCCAAGCCATCGAGAAGCTGAACACCAAGCTTGCCGATGCTACCACCGCCACCAAGACCCTGACCGACGCGCACGCCACTGCGATTGCGCTGAAGGATGGCGAACTGGCGAAGAAAGACGCCGAGATCGACGCCCTCAAGGCCAAGCAACTCAGCGATGCCGACATCGACAAGCGCGTAACTGCCCGTGCCGACCTGCTCACCAAGGCCAAAACCATCGCCGATGCCGACTACACCGGCAAGACCGATGCCGAGATCCGCAAGGCCGTCGTGATCGCCAAGCTGGGTGATGCGGCAGTGGCTGGTAAGGCTGACGCCTACATCGACGCTCGCTTCGAGATCCTGGTGGAAGACGCAGCCAAAAACCCGGCCAATGACCCGTTCCGTCAGCACATGATTCATCAGGACGGCAAGCCAGGCGAGAACCCCGCTGACGTCGCCCGCGCCAAGATGCTGGCCGACCTCAACTCCACTCAGCCAGCCAAGTAAGGAGCCATCATGGCCGTTTATCAAACGACTTACCCAGATCGTCCAGCCAAGGGCCTGCATGGCGCCTCGGCGAACGAAGAGATCAAGAACGACATCAGCCGTACCATTGAAAACGCCGCCGGCGTTCGCTTCGGCGAGCCTGTGCAGCGGGGCGCTGGTGATCACGGCGTAGTGCCGTTCGCCGCCGGCGGCAAGTTCGTCGGCATCGCCAAGCTGAACCCGGCGGTCCCTGCGGTCGCGAAAGGCTCGACCTTGATCGACGGCTACCCGCAATACTTCACCGCGGCCATCCGTGAGCGTGGCCAGATGTACGTCACGGTCAGCGCCCCGGTAGTCGACGGCGATCCGGTTTACTACGTGACCGCCAGCAACACCTACACCAACGCGGCCGGCGCCGGCATTGTTGGCCCGATCCCGAGCACCTTCTTCGACACCACTGGTGCCGCCGGTGACATCGTGGAAATCTCCCTCAAGAACCGGAGCGCGTAACATGCCCCAAGCATTCCAAGACGCTCAAGCGGCGTTGCCTTTCGTTGTGGCTCAAGGCCGCAACATCGAGGCGGCCATCTACGAGGCTCGCTACCCCGAGTACAGCTACCGCGACCTGATGCCGGTCGTTACCGAAGGCAACCAGTGGGCGGTGGGCACTCAGTTCTACAGCCAGGAGCTGGCGGGCGAGGCCAAGTTCCTTTCCGGCGCCGGCAACGACATGCCGTTTAACCAGGTGTCGTTCGGTGAAGGTTCGCACGACTTCGCCATGATCGGCTCCGGCTGGGAGTGGAACCTGGAAGAGGTCAACACGGCCGCGCTGTACGGCCGCAACCTCAACGACCTGAAGGCCATGTCTGCCAGCCGCTCCACTGAGCGACTGTTGTACGACATCGCAGTCACAGGCAGCGCCGAAAAGAACTGGCGCGGTTTCACCAACCAGACCAACGTGCAGACCATCATCGCCGCGGCAACTGGCACCGGCAGTTCTACCTTGTTCGCGGACAAAACCCCACTGCAAGTGCTGTCCGACCTGAACAACCTGCTGAAGCTGGTCCCTCAGGCGTCCAACAACGTTGAACTGGCTGACACCATCTCGCTGCCGCTGGAAGTGATGGACTACATCTCCACCACCTTCGTCGGCACCGAAGCGAACAGCCCGACCATCCTGGAGCGCTTCATCACCTCCAACGTGTACACCGCACGCACCAAGCGTCCGCTGACCATCCTCACTGCCGATGCACAGTCGACAGCTGGTGGCGACGGCGGCGGTCGCATCGTGGCCTACCGCAAGGCGATCGACGTGATTCGCTTCCACCTGCCAATGCCGCGCATGGTTCTGCCGGTTCACCAGAAGTCGATCATGGGCTTCGAGACCGGCATCATCGCGCGCACCGGTGGCGTTGAAGTTCGCCTGCCTGGCGCAATGGCTTACATGGACGGCGTGTCCGAGCCTGCATAAGGGGATCAGCATGAAAGTAACGAACAGCGGAACCGCCCCGCGGGGCGTATACCTGGGCGGCACCATCAAACTGATTCGGCCCGGCGCGAGCCGGGAATTGGCGCTTGAAGGTGACGACCTCGTGCAGGCGAAAAAGATCAACGTCCTCAGCTTTGAGGAGGTTGTGGAGCCTGAATCGGCAGAGAAAGCCGATCGAACAGCGAAGACGAAATCCAAAGAGCAGGCTAAGTAACACCCCGCAAAACCCGGAGCGCACGTCGCTCCACCTATTCGAGATATCCCGATGCCTGAATTTTACGGAACCGTCGCAGAAGCCGACGCCTATCATCAAGCCAGAGCCAATGTAGGCTGGACCGGCGATGACGTGGCGAAGCAGGCCGCGCTGATCCGGGCATCGGTCTACATTGACGGCAAGTACCAAGCGCAAAGCACGTGCGGCCGCTGGGAATCTCTGTTCTCCGGCACCAAAACTGGCGGCCGGGCACAGCCACTGCAATGGCCGCGCACGGGCGCGACGGATAACGAAGGTCACGCCATCCCCCCGAACGAGGTGCCGATCGAGATCGAGCAGGCGACCTACGAGTCAGCTCTGCGCGAAATCGCGGTGCCAGGGAGTCTGAGCCCCGATTACGTTGCGTCGGGCGCGATCAAGCGGCAGAAGGTCGATGTGCTGGAGATTGAATACCAGACCGCAAGCACAGGCTCTGGCGTTCCGACTCGCCCGGTAATCACCGTTGTGGATGAGCTGGTAGCGCCCCTGCTAGGTTGCAAAACCGCCTGCGGCATCGCCGTATTCGTCGTATGAACGCCCGTGAAGTGCTTCAGGCCGTTGAAGGCATGGAGCCTGCCGCGCAGCGGGCATACCTGGCTCAAATAGCAGGAGCTATTGATGCGGCCACACTCGCCGAGGTTGAGCGCGCCATTGAAGACGGAGACGACGACGCTGTTATGGCACTGCTGCCCCTCGGATTGTTCGCTGGACTGATCGAGTTGTTCCGCACCGCCTATATCAAGGGCGGGGCAGGGGAAGTCAAGGGCATCAAAGCCCCCGGAATCATCAAGGAGCTCGACGTTAATGCACCGGACGCATCCTCGTTCCTGTCAGGTCAGGCCAAGGCCTTCATTGATCAATCGGCAGTCGACGAGGCGAGAGCTGTTCGCGCCGTAATGGATGCCGGCCGGGCCAGTGGTCAATCGGCACGCAAAACTACCCTGGATCTGATTGGGAGAGTCAGCAAGCAGACCGGAAAGCGGTCGGGCGGCGTTGTGGGACTCAGTGGCAACTTCGCAGAGAGCGTGGCCACGGCCAGGACTCAGCTATCCAGTGGCGACAACTTCCTGATGCGCCAATACCTCACGCGCACGCGGCGGGATCGGCGCTTCGACGCAATGGTGAAGAAATCCATCGCAGAAGGCAGAACTCTCAAGGCCGATGACGTGAACAAAATCGTCGGTCGTTATGCTGACCGGCTGCTTGCGACGCAGGCCGAAATGATCGCGCAGACGTACGTTGCCGAGGCCTTCAACGAGGGGCGCGACCAAGCGTGGCGCCAGATCGTCGATCGCAGCAAGGGGCGTCTTACCTTCAGCAAGGCCTGGAAGTCGCGCGGCGATGAGAAGGTTCGCAATAGCCACGTGACAATGAATGGCCAGACCGTCCGGGCGGATGAGCCATTCATTTCGCCGCGGGGTGCATTACTGATGTTCCCTTGTGATTCCTCTCTCGGCGCGCCCCTGAGCGAGCGAGCTCGGTGCCGTTGCATCGCCGAATACTCAGTCATGCCAGTCAATCCATAGGAGCGGTCATGAGCATCAGAGACACCATGCAGTCGTCCTTCGGCGCGCTCTTCAATGGCGCGTTCGCCGAAGTGATGACTCAGTTCACCGGCACATACCTTGGTCCGGGCGTCTATGACCCTGTGACCGAGGAAGCCACCGCGCAACCTGTCACTTACACCGGCCGCGGCGTCCTCACCCGCTACAAGCTTGAGCAGATTGATAACGTCAATATCCTATCGACCGACTCGCTGCTGATCGTTCTGACGAATGAAGTAACAGGCGTGCCGAGCGCTGGGCACAAGATTGCCGCGAAAGACCCTGTCACCGGTCAGGTAAAGACATTCGACTTGTTGCCGGTGAAGGCTGACCCAGCAAGGGTTCACTACCAACTCCAGCTGAGGGCGGT
The window above is part of the Pseudomonas prosekii genome. Proteins encoded here:
- a CDS encoding DUF2213 domain-containing protein, with the protein product MIFTDSIAVSGVRRTEDGYLVAEARVARTGIQDYLGTEIDPENEHGLRDKPIVRVYRPESAVFHADAMHSYAYRPMTNGHPGGDGVNSKNWKDVAIGSTGGEVVRDGQFVKVPLVLMDAKAIEDYESGKRELSMGYGAEVVFQDGVSPDGEAFDCFLGPMKMNHLSLEHRARGGEHLRIGDGKPNTPTGGHDMADALRKLLVDGISIDVTEQGAQAIEKLNTKLADATTATKTLTDAHATAIALKDGELAKKDAEIDALKAKQLSDADIDKRVTARADLLTKAKTIADADYTGKTDAEIRKAVVIAKLGDAAVAGKADAYIDARFEILVEDAAKNPANDPFRQHMIHQDGKPGENPADVARAKMLADLNSTQPAK
- a CDS encoding structural cement protein Gp24, giving the protein MAVYQTTYPDRPAKGLHGASANEEIKNDISRTIENAAGVRFGEPVQRGAGDHGVVPFAAGGKFVGIAKLNPAVPAVAKGSTLIDGYPQYFTAAIRERGQMYVTVSAPVVDGDPVYYVTASNTYTNAAGAGIVGPIPSTFFDTTGAAGDIVEISLKNRSA
- a CDS encoding DUF2184 domain-containing protein, with protein sequence MPQAFQDAQAALPFVVAQGRNIEAAIYEARYPEYSYRDLMPVVTEGNQWAVGTQFYSQELAGEAKFLSGAGNDMPFNQVSFGEGSHDFAMIGSGWEWNLEEVNTAALYGRNLNDLKAMSASRSTERLLYDIAVTGSAEKNWRGFTNQTNVQTIIAAATGTGSSTLFADKTPLQVLSDLNNLLKLVPQASNNVELADTISLPLEVMDYISTTFVGTEANSPTILERFITSNVYTARTKRPLTILTADAQSTAGGDGGGRIVAYRKAIDVIRFHLPMPRMVLPVHQKSIMGFETGIIARTGGVEVRLPGAMAYMDGVSEPA
- a CDS encoding DnaT-like ssDNA-binding protein; this translates as MPEFYGTVAEADAYHQARANVGWTGDDVAKQAALIRASVYIDGKYQAQSTCGRWESLFSGTKTGGRAQPLQWPRTGATDNEGHAIPPNEVPIEIEQATYESALREIAVPGSLSPDYVASGAIKRQKVDVLEIEYQTASTGSGVPTRPVITVVDELVAPLLGCKTACGIAVFVV
- a CDS encoding phage minor head protein — protein: MNAREVLQAVEGMEPAAQRAYLAQIAGAIDAATLAEVERAIEDGDDDAVMALLPLGLFAGLIELFRTAYIKGGAGEVKGIKAPGIIKELDVNAPDASSFLSGQAKAFIDQSAVDEARAVRAVMDAGRASGQSARKTTLDLIGRVSKQTGKRSGGVVGLSGNFAESVATARTQLSSGDNFLMRQYLTRTRRDRRFDAMVKKSIAEGRTLKADDVNKIVGRYADRLLATQAEMIAQTYVAEAFNEGRDQAWRQIVDRSKGRLTFSKAWKSRGDEKVRNSHVTMNGQTVRADEPFISPRGALLMFPCDSSLGAPLSERARCRCIAEYSVMPVNP